The sequence below is a genomic window from Chaetodon trifascialis isolate fChaTrf1 chromosome 18, fChaTrf1.hap1, whole genome shotgun sequence.
aaacacagaagctgCTCTTTAGATATGCCGTCCTGTGTTTGTATAGTTATTGACTGTTTTCAGACTCATGCGCTGGATTTGCATCATTCACAAAGAACAGGTGACCCGGTTTGTAAACGCATCTTTGTGCTTTCTCTCCATCGTTTGGTtctgatttgcattttgtctttgGACCCTTTAAGGCCGACTGCGTCTGCACTGACAACAGCTGAGTCAAATATTTCCAAGTAAGATGTTATCACGAGGGATCAGTGGAAGCTTTGCAGACTTGAAACAGACTTTACATTGTTTTAATTCTTAATTCTAATCCCAGAACAATGAGGACTTTCAGCCGTGCTCGTATGCTGATGGTCACCTTCTGTCCGTGTTAATCCTTGGTGACCCATCGTAGTTCGCTCTTGACGTTCTGCAGCTCTGATAGGTTAACGGCAGGCCCGGGCAGTTTCACCGCGCCCGGCAACGCCTTCTTTTCCTCCGGCGTCTGGGCTGCAGCGCTGGTCTGGTCTGGTGAATGAGCCTGAggagaaaaataagacaaacagacacagaaactgtGAGCGGGCCAGGCGACTGCAGCACTGAGTTACTTACATCCATTACTATTAGAGTGGATTCATCTCCTGCATATCGGtagaaacacagcagtgctATGAGTAAAGGTGATCATGgtgatgaaaataaagcagtagTACATGGTACTACACATCTGAAAAGTGTGTAATACTGTTATACATGTGAATACACTGTATACCATCATATTACATGCTTCTCATAAGAAGGGACGACAGAATATGGACAAAGTGaaagacctgtgtgtgtgtgtgtgtgtgtgtgtgtgtgtgtgtgtgtgtgtgtgtgtgtgtgtgtgtgtgtggtcggtCTTACCTCTTCTGTGTCtactgtctcctctctcctcttgacAGGATGTCCCGCCCCTGGACGCAGAGCTCCCATCGGGATGTTCAAATTAGCCTGACGGACAGCAAGAACAGCCAATGAGATACCTTCAACACTTAAACAAATTAAGTTTCCCGTCTCTGCggttctgcgtgtgtgtgtgtgtgtgtgtgtgtggatggatggatgtgtgtgtgcctgtgctcCTTCTGTTTCCTCAAAACCCCTTGTTTTAATTATGACCGCCACTTCCTGGTTATCATCATGTCCCTAAAAGAGCAATGTGTCTTTATGAAAATTGggatacacacacgcacacacacacacccacacacactctcacacacacacacacacacacacacacacacacacagagctcagagaTCTGCCTGCTAACTTGATGTTCTACCGCTGCCTGCCCTGATGTCCTGTCCCTTGGATTTGTTTTGcgttgtactgtactgtaatgtattgtatatatGCTCATATTGTACAGCTGTACAGAGAGGGAGTGCgctgtgtgtcacagaggatgccgcttttattttctcctgcACATTGAGGTTAAAAGATGGAAAGCTCTGGAAGAAATCGCCTCATTCACAGCATGTCCGCTCAGATTTGTATCGCTGTAACGTGGCTTTGGCTGGGATTGTTTACTGTCTTATGCTTAGCGTGCTGTTAGCAAACATCTTCCGACATTCCAGCCAACGGGTAAAAGAATATTTCACCTTAAATTGAAAAGTCAATCATAGTTTGACATAGTAGGAAACATAATCATGCTTATTAGCTTTCTTGCCCAGAGTTAGAGTAGAAGCCTTTCTCAAGCTATAGCCAGGTtatgattagcttagcataaaggctgctaacaaggggaagcagctagcctggctttatCCAAAGTTTTGTAAATTTCTGCACCTTGAAAGCTCACTTATTaataaaaattaacaaaaggagactcaggaggtagagtggccgtctgccaatcaggaggtcggtggttcgatccctggcctcagcagtccacataccgaggtatccttgggcaagatactgaatccCAAAACTACCTGTGATTTCATAAGtacatcgctttggataaaagcgtctgccaaatgactaattggaATTGTAaaacttgtttgtttgatccGTACCCAAAATCTTTCAGCCAGACTGTTTCCActtgcctccagtctttatgctaagctaagctaatggctAATGTAAGTGCGAATTCAACAGATATGAGAGCGATGtcaattttttttaactcttgGAAAGGAAGTGAATAAGCGCATTTACCAAAATGCTGAACTCTTCCTTTAACTCTGCTCAAACTCCATTTCCAGTAAAACCAAACACAAGCTGTAATTCCATCTGAGCCACCGTACATCGCTACGAGGCCACGCCGGTGTGTGACTCTCAAGACATAAAGCTTTGCACTATGAAGTTTGTGAACTCTCAATGTCTGAAAAAGATGTAACTTTGACAAAAATGTATGCTGACTTGATGTTCGCTGTGATGGATAACTGATTTAGCAGCCTGTCAGAGTCCGACATGAGTGGAAAATAACGGATGGAACGCGAGAAAATCTGCATTCAAATGTCTGGAGCACAGCTGTTATGTAAAGCGTACGCGATTTATATTCTCTTAAATCTCCTCCAGTCCATGCAGCACACAGCATTTGCCTAAATAAGTCCTCATTTATCATCTTTATTCCTTTCATTAATAATACAAACTAATAATTAAACTCTGCTCCCCTGCTCCGGGGTGCATGTGCAGCCAAAGCAATATCAGTGAAGGATACGTATCAGAGAAGAAAATATTGgactttggaaacatttggaCACAAAATGCTTCAACTGTGCTGCACAAGCTGTTTGGAGAAATTTATTGGAgcttttatgtttgtttttggggCTGTAGGACGACGTATGAATCCAGAATGAGGCTAAGATGGAGGGACAGagtggaacaacaacaacataatgATTTATTCTGAGGGTGAATTCATCCTTTAAGTTTACCTCCTGAGTAAACTTACCGAAAAGTGTCATGTGAACATGAACGGAACGGAACGACCAGGGCCAGCAGGGTAGAGGGGAGAAACGGCTTTAAATCAGCCACTTGATGCCAGATTTGTTCCTAATTACTGTTTGGCTGAGATATGAGACCCCTGACCAAATGCCTTTTATAAttaactgtgctgctgtggtaCATTTGTCGACTGGAGCCGCCATTACAGCTGCGACTTATCACTGTTCGGGGGTTGTTTTCTACTTTATTTTAGTGTTGAAGGCGATCTGTAGGAGCTATTTGCTTCTGTGGCCACAAGAGAAATGAGTTCAGTTGAATACTGGCCTTTAACCATCGGTCAGATAGAATTGACATTACTCCCAACCGTTTTCAAAAGCATATCAACTCTTTATAATTGATTTCCTGCCTTCCAGACAGCCCCTGTTTTCCAATtgtttcttaaaaaaatgtattattcagTTGCGGTTACTTCATTAAAACAGTAGTTTGGGGGTTTTCTCACTGTTAGATGCCCACCAAAATGTCCCAAATGCCTTAGGTCCCCTCTCTTTATGTACTGCTATACCTGCCTGCACTAGTGCTGCACTGTTCAGCCCCACAAAGGCAAAATGCACTCAAGCTAAGAGCCGAATTTGACTTTTTGACCTTTGTTTTACCTTCAGTACTAAATAACAAGCAGACATACACATTTTGTTTAGCTGCTTTTTGGTCAAAGTCATACTTTTTCTGCACGATGCGCCTGAACTCTCCAACGTCCAGTGTTTGAGAATCTGCAGCCCAATTTAAtgcaacattaaacacaaacaagGGGCGATTAAACTGCAGGAATTCATACTTTAAGGATTCAGTGGAAGTCTGCAGCTGTCGGGAAAATGAGGACTCAATTCAATAAAGACGGGATGcttttaaaaagattttaaaaatttgaactttaaagatttttttgaCGGAAATGTTTCTGACGTAGAGCTGCGCTGCTGTTCTTGCTTGCGATCGACGTTGAACTGATGTTGTACTGAGACGGAGACGACGAGGAACCTCACGTTTGTACCGCGGTGGCGTTTAACACTCCTCTGTCCTGATGCCTATCCCATGGTTAGACATGACAACGAGCAcaatgagaagagagagacgATGGAGGAAACCCTCTCTGACACGCACTCACAAAGCCATTACTacagaaacacgcacacacacacacacacacacacacacacagtgatacagACGACTCATCCTTTGCCTCGCTCCAACTCTGCACTAACAAAGCCTTGATACTGTATATGCACAGTCTGAACTCTGTATTTGCCTTTGCCAATAAATACCTAAATGTGGAAACACCTGTCACCTGGAACCTCTTCatccttttgtcctcttttaaGCTTTGACATGATGTCTTTAAAGCAGTAATACACACCTCACTGTACACACAGGTGAGACGTTTTACCTGAAGGGCCTTCACGTTGGACGAAGGTTTGGACATAATCCTCCCGGTAAGTCCGCTGACCTGGAGGAAGCACAGAGCACAGAcgttcagctgtgtgtgtgtgtgtgtgtgtgtgtgtgtgtgtgtgtgtgtgtgggtgtgtgtgtgtgtgtgtgtgtgtgtgtgtgtgtgtgtgtgtgtgtatgttggggGCACTGGGActctgtttctgtggttttcaaGGCCTGGGATAGCATTTCAGTTGCTTAGCGACTCTTACAGCGAGAGGCAGGTAGAGGAACTGTTCTCTGAATCATTCatgagagggagacagagagccagcagggaatgtcaaaataaaagcgtcCACGGTGCCTCAGTTTCAGATGAGTGTGAGAGAAAAGCTCTGGCTTCGGTGTAGTGATGTGTGTCAGGATTGTAGGAAATTGAAAGCAGTGGGGTTTTTACATGGCTTCATCTCCAATCTCAACAAACATTTACTCCCTCAGCTGCTCGTTGAAATTCACAGCATATTACCAATATTAAGCACTTGGCATTATTCTGTATGTTTCTTCTTGCCATTAAATCCCATGAAAAGGCCAAACCCAACAGCCCGAAGCTCATTTGTTCCTCCTGAAGACAGAAACTTTTAAAACTGggtcataaaaatataaatgaattgaaaaataaaagagttaaatttaaaaatgaggaaacattaaataagttgaaaaatgttaatattGAACAGTAAAATGTTGACTGTATTTCTCCCAAATATCTGTCAACACAGGATAATTGGGAAAACAAATTAGAGCTATGAACATAGTTTCTAGCAGACAGGGTTAAAGATGCATGTCCGAAATCACTCGCCGTTCACCTGTATGCACTATATTATGAGCAATGTGTCTTTATTATGTGAATtataataaatatattataTCTCATATATTCTAACTTTTAATATTTAAGACCCTTTTTACAAGATTCTCATTTCAGTCTGAGTCAGCAGGAAACATTACAATGTCGTCCAGAGACGATGTTTTAGACAAACTCGCTGAGCTACGGTTAGCTTCattagctaacagctaattgaGGTTATCGCTGTAAACTGCAGATGTGCCGGCACGGAAATCTTGAGTGTAGAAACAGAAACTGAAGGTCGCGAGCCTCAGAAAAAAGCACGACATGAGGCCTGATTCTGTGCATTTCTGTATGAATTTAAGGACTCATTGTTTCAGAAATTACTAATAATTTTGAGCGGGAAACCTTCAGGTGAGCAGtggatttgttgtgtttttgtcatctcCTAATGGTCTAAATTCTGCAGGTTTCTGCTGAGCTTACTCCTCtctaacaaaataaaattatctTCAGcattaaaactgtaaaacaacGCAATGCTGAAAATTATTCCAAAAGAATTTGCTGTAAATCCCTCTCTTTCCCCCGCTTCCTCATTTTATCTCGGCCTGTTGTCCGTTTTTTTCTACTTCCTCCCTCCATTTTGCTGTTTCACAGATCAACACTGACCCAAGTGGCTCCTAATCGTAGAAGTTTCCATGGCCTATTTATCTTATCGAGCGGCTCAGAGCAGAGTGAGTCCCCGCTCgtccggctgctgctgctgccttcgATGGCGGCGCTTAGATACGGCGCTGTTTGTGCAACAACATACAGTGAGAGCTTTGCTGTCCTTGACATGGGAGCAAAAGCCTGGACACCCCAAAAtacacaaccacagacacagacacacttcacGCTTACACAACGGGACGATATTTATGTTGGCCATGAGGAGCAGCTGCCCCCTGATGCCACACTGCAGAGTCTGACAAGCCCTTTCACTTTCACACGTGCggcatgtgcgcacacactctGCCACGCAGCCACGTGCTCACAACCGCAATTATTCCTCATGCTTCAAATTACTCTGATCTTCACACACTGAAACCCTTTAAAGCTCTGAGCAGACGCCTAACAAAAAGGCTCTTAgaggtacagtgtgtgtgtgtgtgtgtgtgtgtgtgtgtgtgtgtgtgtgtgtgtgtgtgcgtgtgtgtgcatgcgtcaGTGCTTCTGGAATATCAACATGAGGGCATGTTtagagagctgcagctgcacctaCTGTAGCGCGAATGAAGGGCtaagaaaacatattttgttttgttgatgagGCATGTTGttcttgtgtctgtgttgta
It includes:
- the smpx gene encoding small muscular protein, with the translated sequence MSKPSSNVKALQANLNIPMGALRPGAGHPVKRREETVDTEEAHSPDQTSAAAQTPEEKKALPGAVKLPGPAVNLSELQNVKSELRWVTKD